The genomic interval AGAAGAAGTTAAAAAAAGGGAAAAGGCCCGGAgaatgcgcatgcagtcgcgaGTGCAGGGAGAAGAGCTGGCAGACAAACCTGCgagcttttcttctgtcgggGCAACGAGGCGTCTCGCCACATCGCCTTTTCGCTGTgctttcctctgtgttccgtctcgcgtccttcttcttttccttgcatgcatgcgttgtggGCGCCTCTGCACCgctgctttcctctgtgAATTCTGCATCGCCTTCTGCTTTCAGCGGCTGAGGCGCAGGACGAGGACCGAGAGGCAGAGTTCGGAGACGCTCCACTTGGCggcgaagtcgaggaagacgacgacttGTTTggcgagcgcgaggaagaagaaattcTCGAGTCCCAAGACGCcttcgacgaagacgaccCGTACACCCACCGTCTCGAGCCGCAGGACGGATCTGTGGGAGAGCTCGACGTCACGTTTGACTGAAGCGTCAACGCGCGTTTCctggaggaaaagaggaaggaccGACGTCTCgtcgagacaaagagaacggacggaggcgaacgagaggagctgctttctgtctgtctgtgctTCGGAGTTCTCGTTCCAGCTGACTCAACTGTCAGAGTGGAGGCGACATGGAGAACgggtgtgtgcgtgtgtgtgtgtacagacgcagagaagtcAGAAGCCGAGATTATAGctctgtttgtgtcttcctgttctctttcATTCTTCCCCCCTGGGAGCCTACGAGACGCTTGGTCTCGACTTCTGCGTACTCCCTGCGGCTTTTCGCGGCAAACGTTTCGTCACTTTCCTTCGTCCAAGTCTCCGTCGTTTTCGCTGGCTCCTGGCCAACGCTTCGCcattctcttcgcttctctctcgcaatATTTTCCCTGTGAAGATTCCTACTTCTCTGAGACGCTGAAAAACTTGGCTTTATCCTGACTTAAAATTTTCTGAACGTGAACGAGatgcacgcatgcaaacaATTGTAAACATGCAACAATCTTCCACGACACGAAGGTGGACAAACTCCAACAATCGGGATTGACATCTCATACGTACACACACGCGCgcacaaacatatatatatatgcatacacgcatacgtatatatatatatatatatatatatatatatatatatatttgagtAGACGGCGACCTTTCAATTGGATGCATGTACAAGAAATAGGAGTGGCTGCTGTAGCTTGAGTCTGGAGTATCAGGGGGATTGTATGGTGAAGGGACTGGTCATATATCGGAGACAGGTGAGCTGGTTTTTCTCAGgttctcggctgtctcctgcgtcctCCAATCCTCCTCAACAGGTCTGAGGCTCGTTCTTCCTCAAAAACCTCCTACCGCTGTCCGCGCATCGAGTATCTCCGTTCTCTCGGgatctctcctttctctgtttcttttttgaGTCTTCCTCAATCTGTCTCACCTTTCAGTTTCCTCTACCGTTGTGTTGATTCGCCTTCTCAATCTTTCTGAGGTCTTTCATTGATCTCTGAATCTCTCTTCATTGACTTTACCATACTGTTTATATCTGCCcacctttttcttccttcttccctggattttctcctcctcgctccctccatctttcgttttctcctgtctgtctcctctctctctctcgggtgtTTCTTCATGAAGGAAGGAGGCCCGTGTGGGGTTTTGAGTCGCcacagcgagaaaaggacggaacgcgtggctgcatgcgctctcggaagaggagaaacacaagagaagacgagagagagaaaaaaacgaacgcTCTTGGCAGACGGGAACACGATGAGAGCGAGGCAAGAGGGTGAACTGTGAAAGAGGTCGTGTACCTGGTTGCTCGCACCGTTTAAGGTGCCGCAAGCCAGCTATCGGAAGCCGAGACAACGCGCGTCTGGCTCcaacagcgaagagaaaccATGAAAACTGATCTCGAGTTCTACAGAATGTCCAGAGTTGAAGACTCGTCGGCACCGCCTCCGCATCCTCTGTTCTCAGCAAGCGGTGGCTGTCCTCCCCAGGCTTCCATAAATGAGCTGAGTAAACGGAGAGCGGGGCCGCCGGCGACGCACAATCGCGAGAAGCCTACAAAGCGAGAAAACATCTTCCCTCCCTCAAAAACAGtgcggagaggaggaacCTGGACAAACACTCGCTCTCAGGGAACCTGAGAACGGGGACAAAAGTtccaagaagaagcgaaagagagaaacgtaACCAGTGATCTGGTCTGCCCCACACAGTGTAACGCATCTGTCTGCtaggaagagagaaccaTACCAATCAGACTACGCGCGTCCTCGCTGCAGCCCACATCCACGCAAGGTGTGTCTCTTTCAGTTCGCTCTGTTgatctccttctcgttctctctctgttgatctccttctcgttctctctctgttgatctccttctcgctctctctctgttgatctccttctcgttctctctctgttgatctccttctcgttctctctcttttttggttttgtcttctctctcgaacgCGAGGTAGACacgttccttcctctcggagGACgggcggcgcatgcagctttcttcgtttccgaGACCTTTCCAATTCTCTCTGCGCCCTGCTTTTCAGCTTCACTTGCCGACGCCCGCGGCTCGGAGAGCAGCGCGTACCTCCTCGTAGTGCGGGACGGTCGAAACGTCACCGTAGGCAACGACGGTCGGCGGCTTCTTGTACATGGCGTCCACAACTCTGAATGCGCCAGGGaagcaaatgcatgcacgtggATATCGgacagcgaaaaagaaaacagcgcgagaaaaagaaaacaccGCGAGTCAGCACATGTCCCGACCCTTCGCCGTGGCGGTTCGCTTCTTGCGGTTCCCTCGGTTTGCAGAACACGATGCATCTCTCCTGTTCCGAAGACGAATGCGTGGAAAAGCGAAGGACAGTCCTGGATGACTCCGCGTTCCTGGGCTGCTTCATGCTCAGTTGGTCTGCGTCTGTCTACACTTTGAGCTGTCTGAGTCACCTCCTTGACGCGAAGCAGACGCCGCCCCCCCCGACTCGGCTCACTCTCCTGAGAATAAGGATTCTGCGCTCTTTCGTCCGCGCGGTCCTCCCTTTCGCGCTCTCCatgtttctgcgtctctccttccttccgGTCCTCATCCCTCTCTGCGCCCACACGCTCGCTACCTTCCGgtgcgttgtctctctggcgcctgcatgcgtttaggcttcactctctcgcgtctgtttcCAAACTCTCACCTCTTGATGTCAGCCTCGGTCACGGCGTCGATGGCCGTGCAGAACTCCTGCGGGGAGATGACGCGGTTGCTCATCAGCAGTTGGCGGCCGACGTCTTCCATGACGATGCCGCGGCACTCGAGATTCATGAAGATTGACGACTTGAGCGAATTCTTCGCGCGCTGCAGCTCCTCCTTCGTTACAGAGACCATTTTGCCGAACTGCTCCGCCATCACCTTCACGGCGTTCGCGGACTGCATGTCCAAAGaaaagtgcatgcaccacgcggtgtacatacagtcAGACACACCCCaaggtgtacgtacacccccGGATACACCCGAGGTGCGCCCATATGCGTGTGGGTCGAGAAAAGgccgagaaaacagacgggACAACAGCGTTGCAAAGTACACGCGCGAGCAGAACGATCCTTCTGTCATCTGTTATCTCGTCCGAGATTCGCCTTCGAACGCCCTTCCCTGGAACTCGGTCTCTtgttcgtgtctcttcgacAGTCCgtgcggcgcatgcagacggggACCTCCCCTGTGTCAGACACCGCGAGatctgccgccttctcttcttcgccgcagTCGGGCCGCGGGGGCAGGCGAGGCAAGCAGACAGCTCTCCGGCCGCGCGGACTCTTCCTGCGACGCGCCGTCGAGCGAAAGACCTCTAAGTGTCGGCCTTTCAGTGGAGAGACTCGCGGGCCGCTTCACCCCTAAGAGACTGGCGGTTCTTCTCACCTTGGTCGGATCTGCGAGCATGTACAGGCCAAAGATGCCTGAGTCGGTGTACTGGGTGTTGAACGCCATGGCGCTCTCGACCCACTCATTCTGGTTGAGCACGTTCAAGTACAGTCGAGTGTACATGCCTTTCCCTGGTCCTCCCGTCGAGAACGCGCCGCCGCCACCAAGGATTGTTTGCAGAACAGAGTACGCCACCAAGTCGCCTCCGTTCCAGCCGCCCGGCTGCCACCGAGAAGCGCACAAGGAGAACAACAGATGAAGAGAACAGCAAATGAACAGAGCAGCAAATGAGCAGAGCAGTAGAGGAAGAAACGTCATGCAgtagagaagagacaaagaagagcaCCTTGCGATTCCACTGAAACCGGTGTGCCGGTCATCCTCTCTGTGGCACCCTCGAGAGGCGCGGCCGGTgtcccctctctccgccACAGCAGCTGAAGAGGGAACTGATTTGAAACTCTGATTTCTACGCGTCTCTTGAAGGGACCTCGACGACCCCCCGTCTCGACAccaagaaagcgacgaaagCATCGAGAACTCTCTGAAAAGCTTCGCTTGTCCTCTTGCATGTCGGCATGTCTCCCGACTGTTGTCTGCCCGAGGCGAGAACGCACAAAAATGAGTTCCGACCGCCGgggcgaagcgaagaagaacagacacgaagaggagaacggcgACGCGAAAGGAACGCCCTCTACACACTTCAAAAAATACGCAAGCGCCTGTGTACGCTTGCCGTATGCAGCTGCGCACAGTGGCCGCGGCTCGGGCGCTTTGAGCGAGAAAGGCTTTCTGCAGTCTGAGGGGGTCGAGACGCACTGAAAAGGAGACTCTTCGGCGCTTCTTACCGTTTCAAAGGCAATGGCCATGTGTGCATGCGGGGACGGAGTTTCCAGGCGCACATCTCCTCCAGTGTACACAGGCGAAGCGACAGTTCGCTTCGAAGGCGGAATGGCGTTGTAGTCCACAAATGCGCGCATCAGCCATGTGCACAACTCGTCGTGGTTCACATTCACGCCAACGAACACCATGTTTTCTGAAACCAGAAAGCCAGAAACCTCTACAAACGGCAGATACTTCGACGTGTTggtgtgcatgcgtgcgGCATGCAAACACAgctatacatgcatatacatatatatatatatatatatatatacgtatacatatgtacacagatttatatatatatatatagatatagatacgtatgtctctctctctacagatatacatctgtctacatatatatatatatatatattttctACATGCATGTACGTGTATACGGTTTCGAAGATCAGGGAGGCACCACGGCACGACCAAAGTGGTGTGGGTCCCAGGGAGAGACCGCCGCGCATCTTTGAACGAGGCAGAAACGACCCGAAGAGTGACAGTAACAGACTGCGCTCAATTCAAGGAGAGCGTGGGCAGACAGCGGCCAAACGAGTGAACGTCGGATTCACGCATCACCAGTTCTCACAGATACAGAGAAACCGACTTCGACGCCCGCCACCGTAGTCGAACGTGTGCAGCGACGTTTGACTCTAGAAACGCGTGACTCTGTACAGACGTCCTGTGACTGCGTGGGGAAAGCTGGACCCGCGAGGGTGAGACAGCCGCAATTCGGTCCCAGGTCGCCTGCTCTGCAGCCAAgtgcagtgcatgcatgcgcagctgaCCAGGGGAGAAGTGCTGAAGCATGTAGTGGCGGATGACGTCGGGGTTGTAATGGCCGAGGCTCCTCTCGGTGCAGTGCAGCTTGTGACCCAAAGTGTTGTTGTGCCacgctggagagacaccgagaagaacaaggacgTCAACGGAGGACGCATGTGTAGGTGCCAGTCTCTAATACAGAGGAAATCGGCGAGACGCGACGCCCTGTCGatcctcctttctctgcatgcatgctgtgTTTCTGACCCACACAACCGTCCCGCACCCCGGACCTCGCTCACATCGAATGAACAGAGACACTACACACTGCCTCGGATACTGAATACGAGTCGGTGACGAGCCGCCGACAACTCGCTTGTGGGGACTGCTGCACACCGCCGCCCGACAGGACAGCGTCCATCAGGGAAAGATGTCAATGGAGAAAAGCTCTCTGGCATTCCCTGAACGGAGTGACATGCTGGAAAAAGTCGCTCCCATGGTCTGCACTTTGAGCTGAGGCGCACGAAGTGTGGACTCTGCGCGCAGCGTGGCTCGCCTTCTGAGGTGAtcggtttctctcctcttccgcttctccgttGACCGGCTTCTCTTGCTCaacgtttctcctctctcccgcctcacCTGTCGTGTGCAGCAGTTCAGAGACCATTTGGTCTGGCATGTGCTCTAGGCGCTTGCGAGCCATGATGAGTTTCTCCTTGCATGCCTTCAGCTCCcagggaaggaagcgaggaaagaggacgTTCCCCGTCAGCATCGGGACCAGCAGCGGCATGTGCGAACGCAGGCACTCTGCACTGTACACCAGGTGTTCCCTGCGAAGAAACGAGCGAGCAGCAATCCGCATGTCAcccgagaaggagaacgaacgCTCGCAAGTCGAGAACAAAACGGGTGCAACTCTCCGCCTCAAGGACTCGCCTCTCAGGAGACCTCCCAGTGGACATCGGGCTACGTGTACAACGTGTACCACGAAGCTGCGTTTCGAAATGTACGCTGGATAGCATTACGCCGCTTCCAGCACTGCAACGCTTGCAGGTGACGCGCTGGAAGGAAAGCTGGAGCGAGGAGTGACGGACGAATCAAGTTGCTCGAACGTTCGTCCAACGCTCTTACAGACCAAAGGACGGAGACGGAAGTCTCGAGTCACTCGTTCCACaccgcgttttttctctcaacTTTGGCATTCTCGGACAAGACAACGAAAGCCTTCTGTTTCCCCACGACTCTTCCCCCTCCTCTCGTACAGCCAACTGTTTTCTCCTGCCACCCTGCGTCTCCCTGTTCCAGCGCGTCGCCGGCTCAGTGCATCTTCCtgagtctccttcttcctcccgaTCCTTCTATCCCTCTGGCCTCTTGGTTTGCCCTGCCCGCAGCGGCCTCTGCGCTCTCTGACCTCCCCTCTGCTGCGACAGACCATCATTGACggacgaaagaaaacggCCCGCTCGTCgtggaaaacgcgagagaggcactTTGGTCAAACTGTAAGTCTCCCCTCCCCAGAAAACTCACCGGCCGACGACGCATCCCGCGTTCGCGCCCAACACCTCGATAGT from Toxoplasma gondii ME49 chromosome VIIa, whole genome shotgun sequence carries:
- a CDS encoding peptidase M16, alpha subunit, putative (encoded by transcript TGME49_202680), which translates into the protein MNASILFRRNAPGVSTCLRRRCLRPAALAAASASGVSTPASGVWTPAFQRTEKRFLSGAALQPKAGPAPEYRRVPFVKEDMEKVMEEVPEFKYYYVGKENTKGNVYEGIPLDQSILEPADLRDYVPPHSNIQYSKLDNGLRIASMDRGGLTASLGLFVHAGTRFEDVTNFGVTHMIQNLAFASTAHLSLLRTVKTIEVLGANAGCVVGREHLVYSAECLRSHMPLLVPMLTGNVLFPRFLPWELKACKEKLIMARKRLEHMPDQMVSELLHTTAWHNNTLGHKLHCTERSLGHYNPDVIRHYMLQHFSPENMVFVGVNVNHDELCTWLMRAFVDYNAIPPSKRTVASPVYTGGDVRLETPSPHAHMAIAFETPGGWNGGDLVAYSVLQTILGGGGAFSTGGPGKGMYTRLYLNVLNQNEWVESAMAFNTQYTDSGIFGLYMLADPTKSANAVKVMAEQFGKMVSVTKEELQRAKNSLKSSIFMNLECRGIVMEDVGRQLLMSNRVISPQEFCTAIDAVTEADIKRVVDAMYKKPPTVVAYGDVSTVPHYEEVRAALRAAGVGK